Proteins co-encoded in one Synechococcus elongatus PCC 6301 genomic window:
- the rpaB gene encoding response regulator transcription factor RpaB, translated as MRSLKAVEAPSLKEKILVVDDEAAVRRILTMRLSMAGYQVVVASDGHEALAMFEQEAPDLIVLDVMLPKLDGYGVCRELRKLSDVPIIMLSALGDIADRITGLDLGADDYLPKPFSPKELEARIATILRRLDDSPNALSAPSSPGVLRISDVEIDTNRRQVFQRGERVPLTYTEFSLLELLFRQPGRVVPRAEILEELWGYPPRRNADLRVVDVYVARLRSKLEADPRNPELIITVRGTGYTSQRLKDLPEAAGA; from the coding sequence TGCGATCGCTTAAAGCTGTCGAAGCTCCGAGCCTCAAGGAAAAAATTTTAGTCGTAGACGACGAAGCTGCGGTCCGTCGCATTTTGACTATGCGCCTCTCGATGGCTGGCTATCAGGTGGTGGTCGCCAGCGATGGCCATGAAGCCTTGGCGATGTTTGAGCAAGAAGCGCCCGATTTGATCGTGTTGGATGTGATGCTACCCAAACTCGATGGCTACGGCGTTTGCCGTGAGTTGCGGAAGCTCTCCGATGTACCAATCATCATGCTCTCTGCCCTGGGGGATATCGCCGATCGCATTACAGGGCTCGACTTGGGTGCTGACGACTATCTGCCCAAGCCCTTCTCTCCCAAGGAACTGGAAGCGCGGATCGCCACAATTCTGCGCCGGCTGGATGACTCTCCCAATGCGCTATCCGCCCCTTCCTCCCCAGGGGTGTTGCGCATCAGTGATGTAGAAATCGATACCAACCGCCGCCAAGTCTTTCAGCGGGGCGAGCGGGTTCCCCTGACTTACACCGAATTCAGCCTGCTGGAACTATTGTTCCGGCAGCCCGGTCGGGTCGTACCGCGCGCCGAAATCTTGGAAGAACTCTGGGGCTATCCGCCGCGGCGCAATGCCGACCTGCGAGTCGTCGATGTCTATGTCGCCCGTCTGCGATCAAAGCTCGAAGCCGACCCCCGCAATCCTGAGCTGATCATCACAGTCCGCGGAACAGGCTATACCTCCCAGCGCCTCAAAGATTTACCGGAAGCGGCTGGAGCCTAG